From Acipenser ruthenus chromosome 23, fAciRut3.2 maternal haplotype, whole genome shotgun sequence, the proteins below share one genomic window:
- the LOC117413216 gene encoding amyloid-beta A4 precursor protein-binding family B member 3-like isoform X1, giving the protein MLGKDYMLAIILVNYDDNIWNDQNLEPDSDLPAGWRTIRDSTGTYYWHIPTGTTQWQHPAYSSDGDQAAVSGITITDHKRWSSRGRQIESPLTSISDRSSLPWQEEEYFGTNSDPDSKCFAVRSLGWVEIPEEDLTPGKSSLAVNNCIQQLSHSKCEDRDAMGAWGEGQDMVMILKKDTLSLVDPVDHSLIHCQPIIHIRVWGVGCNNGRDFAFVASDKDTCMLKCHVFHCDVPAKAIATELHEMCSKIMAERATMHSSMPRSLTMESISPEDLPLQVTFLDAVRQSIQKFQVLYIGQLPVPRAMGMEVLNKAIENVMNSGDRDEWEPMALHVSDTILALCKGEVNDGDDPFWECQVRYLTFLGVGQDTHTFAVIVDMGRQRFECRVFWCEPDAGHVSEAVQAACMVQYQKCLVAQAPPLRSKISRSGAKIKRAASMDSSAFNPSRRGNSPPKFGTSSMKKGLLAFFETFKNKQMQMP; this is encoded by the exons ATGCTAGGGAAAGACTACATGCTGGCTATCATCCTAGTCAACTATGATG ATAACATTTGGAATGACCAGAACCTGGAGCCGGACTCTGATCTCCCGGCTGGATGGAGGACTATCCGGGACAGCACAGGGACCTACTACTGGCACATACCCACAGGCACCACCCAGTGGCAGCACCCTGCTTACAGCTCCGATGGGGACCAGGCTGCAGTGAGTGGGATCACCATCACCGACCACAAG AGGTGGAGTTCCAGAGGCAGGCAGATTGAGAGCCCGCTGACCTCAATAAGCGACAG GAGCTCACTTCCCTGGCAGGAGGAGGAGTATTTCGGGACCAACAGTGACCCAGACTCCAAG TGCTTTGCGGTGCGCTCGCTGGGCTGGGTGGAGATCCCAGAGGAGGACCTGACTCCCGGAAAGAGCAGCCTCGCCGTCAATAACTGTATCCAGCAGCTGTCCCACAGCAAGTGTGAGGACCGGGATGCCATGGGGGCCTGGGGAGAG GGTCAGGACATGGTGATGATTCTCAAGAAGGACACCCTCAGCCTGGTCGACCCAGTGGACCACAGCCTCATCCACTGCCAGCCAATCATCCATATCCGAGTGTGGGGCGTGGGCTGCAACAATGGCAG AGACTTTGCCTTCGTCGCTAGTGACAAAGACACCTGTATGCTGAAGTGCCATGTCTTCCACTGTGACGTCCCTGCAAAGGCCATCGCCACAGAGCTCCATGAGATGTGCTCAAAG ATAATGGCAGAACGGGCAACAATGCATTCCTCGATGCCCCGGTCTCTGACAATGGAGAGCATCTCGCCTGAAGATTTGCCTCTACAAG TTACTTTCCTGGATGCGGTGAGACAGAGCATTCAGAAGTTTCAGGTGCTGTACATTGGACAACTACCTGTCCCTAGGGCTATGG GGATGGAAGTGCTGAACAAAGCGATTGAGAATGTCATGAATTCAGGAGATAGAGATGAATGGGAGCCCATGGCACTCCATGTGTCCGACACCATCTTGGCACTGTGCAAAGGGGaggtaaat GACGGGGACGACCCGTTTTGGGAATGCCAGGTTCGCTACCTGACCTTCCTGGGGGTGGGGCAGGACACTCACACGTTTGCTGTGATCGTGGACATGGGACGACAGCGATTTGAGTGCCGCGTGTTCTGGTGTGAGCCTGATGCTGGCCATGTCTCAGAGGCTGTGCAGGCCGCTTGCATG GTGCAGTACCAGAAATGTTTGGTGGCCCAGGCCCCGCCGTTAAGGTCCAAGATTTCTCGCTCTGGGGCCAAAATTAAGCGAGCAGCCTCCATGGACAGCTCTGCCTTCAATCCCAGTCGCCGGGGTAACTCCCCTCCCAAATTCGGGACCTCCAGCATGAAAAAAGGGTTGCTGGCCTTCTTCGAGACCTTCAAAAACAAACAGATGCAGATGCCCTAG
- the LOC117413216 gene encoding amyloid-beta A4 precursor protein-binding family B member 3-like isoform X2 translates to MLGKDYMLAIILVNYDDNIWNDQNLEPDSDLPAGWRTIRDSTGTYYWHIPTGTTQWQHPAYSSDGDQAAVSGITITDHKRWSSRGRQIESPLTSISDRSSLPWQEEEYFGTNSDPDSKCFAVRSLGWVEIPEEDLTPGKSSLAVNNCIQQLSHSKCEDRDAMGAWGEGQDMVMILKKDTLSLVDPVDHSLIHCQPIIHIRVWGVGCNNGRDFAFVASDKDTCMLKCHVFHCDVPAKAIATELHEMCSKIMAERATMHSSMPRSLTMESISPEDLPLQVTFLDAVRQSIQKFQVLYIGQLPVPRAMGMEVLNKAIENVMNSGDRDEWEPMALHVSDTILALCKGEDGDDPFWECQVRYLTFLGVGQDTHTFAVIVDMGRQRFECRVFWCEPDAGHVSEAVQAACMVQYQKCLVAQAPPLRSKISRSGAKIKRAASMDSSAFNPSRRGNSPPKFGTSSMKKGLLAFFETFKNKQMQMP, encoded by the exons ATGCTAGGGAAAGACTACATGCTGGCTATCATCCTAGTCAACTATGATG ATAACATTTGGAATGACCAGAACCTGGAGCCGGACTCTGATCTCCCGGCTGGATGGAGGACTATCCGGGACAGCACAGGGACCTACTACTGGCACATACCCACAGGCACCACCCAGTGGCAGCACCCTGCTTACAGCTCCGATGGGGACCAGGCTGCAGTGAGTGGGATCACCATCACCGACCACAAG AGGTGGAGTTCCAGAGGCAGGCAGATTGAGAGCCCGCTGACCTCAATAAGCGACAG GAGCTCACTTCCCTGGCAGGAGGAGGAGTATTTCGGGACCAACAGTGACCCAGACTCCAAG TGCTTTGCGGTGCGCTCGCTGGGCTGGGTGGAGATCCCAGAGGAGGACCTGACTCCCGGAAAGAGCAGCCTCGCCGTCAATAACTGTATCCAGCAGCTGTCCCACAGCAAGTGTGAGGACCGGGATGCCATGGGGGCCTGGGGAGAG GGTCAGGACATGGTGATGATTCTCAAGAAGGACACCCTCAGCCTGGTCGACCCAGTGGACCACAGCCTCATCCACTGCCAGCCAATCATCCATATCCGAGTGTGGGGCGTGGGCTGCAACAATGGCAG AGACTTTGCCTTCGTCGCTAGTGACAAAGACACCTGTATGCTGAAGTGCCATGTCTTCCACTGTGACGTCCCTGCAAAGGCCATCGCCACAGAGCTCCATGAGATGTGCTCAAAG ATAATGGCAGAACGGGCAACAATGCATTCCTCGATGCCCCGGTCTCTGACAATGGAGAGCATCTCGCCTGAAGATTTGCCTCTACAAG TTACTTTCCTGGATGCGGTGAGACAGAGCATTCAGAAGTTTCAGGTGCTGTACATTGGACAACTACCTGTCCCTAGGGCTATGG GGATGGAAGTGCTGAACAAAGCGATTGAGAATGTCATGAATTCAGGAGATAGAGATGAATGGGAGCCCATGGCACTCCATGTGTCCGACACCATCTTGGCACTGTGCAAAGGGGag GACGGGGACGACCCGTTTTGGGAATGCCAGGTTCGCTACCTGACCTTCCTGGGGGTGGGGCAGGACACTCACACGTTTGCTGTGATCGTGGACATGGGACGACAGCGATTTGAGTGCCGCGTGTTCTGGTGTGAGCCTGATGCTGGCCATGTCTCAGAGGCTGTGCAGGCCGCTTGCATG GTGCAGTACCAGAAATGTTTGGTGGCCCAGGCCCCGCCGTTAAGGTCCAAGATTTCTCGCTCTGGGGCCAAAATTAAGCGAGCAGCCTCCATGGACAGCTCTGCCTTCAATCCCAGTCGCCGGGGTAACTCCCCTCCCAAATTCGGGACCTCCAGCATGAAAAAAGGGTTGCTGGCCTTCTTCGAGACCTTCAAAAACAAACAGATGCAGATGCCCTAG